In the genome of Flavobacterium panacagri, one region contains:
- a CDS encoding endo-1,4-beta-xylanase: MKCIKPFLFTVTALLTISCTSQKETASLKDAYKDDFYIGTALSADQIEEKDKKVDSLIRKEFNAITAENIMKSMYMHPQKDKYHFALSDKFVAYGEKNKMFVHGHTLIWHSQLAPWMEKIADSTEMKAFMKDHITTIVSKYKDRINSWDVVNEALNDDGTLRKSVFLNTLGEKYLVEAFKLAEKADPKAELYYNDYNIEEPAKRAGAIALIKKIKAEGGKVDGVGIQGHWRLQSPSLEEIEKSILEYSALGIKVAFTELDITVLPNPWDLKGADVNQKFEGNPKMNPYPEKLPDSVQTQLAERYASIFKLFLKHKDKISRVTFWGVHDGQSWLNDWPIKGRTNYPLPFDKELKHKLAYDSILKLKETKE, encoded by the coding sequence ATGAAATGCATTAAACCTTTTTTATTTACCGTCACGGCTTTGCTGACTATAAGCTGTACGTCGCAAAAAGAAACTGCTTCGTTAAAAGATGCTTACAAAGATGATTTTTACATCGGAACTGCTTTAAGCGCTGATCAAATTGAAGAAAAAGACAAAAAAGTAGATTCTTTGATTCGAAAAGAATTTAATGCGATTACTGCCGAGAATATTATGAAATCTATGTACATGCATCCACAAAAGGACAAATATCATTTTGCTTTGTCTGATAAATTTGTGGCGTATGGTGAGAAGAATAAAATGTTTGTTCATGGACATACTTTAATCTGGCACAGTCAATTGGCGCCATGGATGGAAAAAATCGCCGATAGTACAGAAATGAAAGCTTTTATGAAAGATCATATTACAACCATCGTTTCTAAATACAAAGACAGAATCAATTCTTGGGATGTTGTGAATGAAGCTTTAAATGACGATGGAACTTTAAGAAAATCAGTTTTTTTGAATACACTTGGCGAGAAGTATTTAGTTGAAGCTTTTAAACTGGCAGAAAAAGCCGATCCAAAAGCAGAATTATATTATAACGATTATAATATCGAAGAACCAGCAAAAAGAGCAGGAGCTATTGCTTTAATCAAAAAAATAAAAGCTGAAGGCGGGAAAGTGGACGGAGTTGGCATTCAGGGACACTGGCGATTACAGAGTCCGTCATTAGAGGAAATTGAAAAAAGCATTTTAGAGTATTCTGCTTTAGGAATCAAAGTGGCTTTTACAGAATTGGATATTACGGTTTTGCCAAACCCGTGGGATCTGAAAGGAGCAGACGTGAATCAGAAATTTGAAGGGAATCCTAAAATGAATCCGTATCCCGAAAAATTACCAGATTCCGTTCAGACACAATTAGCAGAACGTTATGCATCGATTTTTAAATTATTTTTAAAGCATAAAGATAAAATCAGCAGAGTTACGTTTTGGGGTGTTCATGACGGTCAATCCTGGCTAAACGATTGGCCGATAAAAGGAAGAACCAATTACCCGCTTCCGTTTGACAAGGAATTAAAACATAAACTAGCTTACGACAGCATCTTAAAGTTGAAAGAAACTAAAGAATAA
- a CDS encoding MFS transporter: MSNISQKLSIKEKIGYSLGDLAANLVFQTLMTYLAYFYTDIYGLSPTDSSIIMLIVGLVAAFIFNPIIGVLADRTSTRWGKFRPWILLTAIPLGVVALLAFSTPDFSYKGKVIYAVVTYTLLLLFYAGNNLPYSALSGVITGDMKERNSMSSYRFVAVMFAQFFVQVFMLGIIKSAGNGDKAIGIEKVMTALAIIGTIMLLITFLTTKERIIPKPEQKSSVKEDLSDLIKNRPWIIMLSLTTLVFVTLAMKGGSYVYYFENYVDKEQLAVFIQPILDFLTNIGLNHFGNDPVSAGFGLFNAGGIIFMIVGITLSKNLADKYGKRNIFGLFLFISTLFIIAFYFYPPASIGLVFFSQILHGFFYGITIPILWAMIADVADYSEWLNNRRATAIIFSAMMVGLKSGLSIGGALTTLFLGYFHYVPNTPQQSETAINGIKLLVSIFPAIPFLIGVGLLFFYKIDKAMEVQIETELKQRRT, translated from the coding sequence ATGAGTAACATTTCGCAAAAATTATCCATCAAAGAAAAAATTGGATACAGCTTAGGAGATTTAGCTGCCAATTTAGTTTTTCAGACTTTGATGACCTATCTGGCGTATTTCTACACCGATATTTACGGATTATCACCAACAGATTCTTCCATCATCATGCTGATTGTAGGATTGGTTGCAGCTTTTATTTTCAATCCGATTATTGGGGTCTTGGCAGACAGAACCAGTACGAGATGGGGAAAATTCAGACCTTGGATTTTATTGACCGCAATTCCGCTTGGTGTAGTGGCATTATTAGCCTTTTCAACTCCTGATTTCTCTTATAAAGGAAAAGTAATTTATGCCGTTGTAACGTATACTTTACTGCTTCTTTTTTATGCAGGAAACAATTTGCCGTATTCTGCTTTAAGCGGAGTAATTACGGGCGATATGAAAGAACGAAACAGTATGTCATCGTATCGGTTTGTTGCGGTAATGTTTGCACAGTTTTTCGTTCAGGTTTTTATGCTTGGTATTATCAAAAGCGCTGGAAACGGAGATAAAGCAATCGGGATTGAAAAAGTAATGACCGCTTTGGCGATTATCGGAACGATCATGCTTTTAATTACTTTTTTAACGACTAAAGAAAGAATTATTCCAAAACCAGAACAAAAGTCAAGCGTAAAAGAAGATTTGAGTGATTTGATTAAAAACAGACCTTGGATTATTATGCTTTCGCTGACAACTTTGGTTTTTGTGACTTTGGCTATGAAAGGCGGTTCGTATGTGTATTATTTTGAGAATTATGTAGATAAAGAGCAATTAGCCGTTTTTATTCAGCCTATATTGGATTTTTTAACCAATATCGGATTGAATCATTTTGGGAATGATCCTGTTTCTGCAGGTTTCGGACTCTTTAATGCGGGCGGAATTATCTTTATGATTGTCGGAATTACGTTGTCTAAAAACTTGGCTGATAAATACGGAAAACGAAACATATTCGGATTGTTTTTATTCATTTCGACACTGTTTATCATCGCTTTTTATTTCTATCCGCCAGCATCAATCGGATTGGTATTTTTCTCTCAAATTCTGCACGGATTTTTTTACGGAATCACAATCCCAATTTTATGGGCAATGATTGCCGATGTTGCCGATTATTCGGAATGGCTTAATAATCGAAGAGCGACAGCAATTATTTTTTCAGCAATGATGGTAGGTTTGAAAAGCGGATTAAGCATTGGAGGTGCTTTAACGACATTATTCCTGGGCTATTTTCATTATGTCCCAAATACACCTCAGCAGTCGGAAACAGCTATAAATGGAATTAAATTATTAGTTAGTATTTTCCCTGCAATCCCTTTTTTGATTGGAGTTGGATTGCTGTTTTTCTATAAAATCGACAAAGCGATGGAAGTGCAAATTGAAACAGAACTTAAACAAAGAAGAACTTAA
- a CDS encoding glycoside hydrolase family 43 protein, producing the protein MPEDSIEHINFEEINDLAISKPLVSHMYTADPSAHVFNGKIYIYPSHDIDAGIPFNDNGDHFGMEDYHVFSMDTISSEVVDNGVALHVDDVAWAEKQMWAPDAGHKNGKYYLYFPAKRANGIFQIGVAIGDAPEGPFIPQPDAIKGSYSIDPAVFEDEDGKHYIYFGGIWGGQLQKYRNNIYDSNNEEPFGNEPALGPIVAMLRDDMLEFAEEPKEIQILDENGKVILASDNDRRFFEASWVHKYNGKYYFSYSTGDTHFICYAIGDNPYGPFTYQGRILNPVVGWTSHHSICEVEGEWYLFYHDSSLSKGVTHLRSMKVTKIDYLDDGSIVTIDPYGIRRLFD; encoded by the coding sequence ATGCCTGAAGATAGCATTGAACACATTAATTTTGAGGAAATTAATGATTTGGCGATTTCAAAGCCATTAGTATCTCATATGTATACAGCCGATCCTTCGGCGCATGTATTCAATGGGAAGATTTACATTTATCCGTCGCATGATATAGATGCTGGAATTCCGTTTAACGATAACGGCGATCATTTTGGGATGGAAGATTATCACGTTTTTTCGATGGACACGATATCATCAGAAGTTGTGGATAACGGAGTAGCGCTTCATGTTGATGATGTGGCTTGGGCCGAAAAACAAATGTGGGCACCCGATGCAGGACATAAAAACGGAAAGTACTATTTGTATTTTCCAGCCAAACGTGCCAATGGAATTTTCCAGATTGGAGTGGCGATAGGCGACGCACCAGAAGGGCCGTTTATACCTCAACCTGACGCTATAAAAGGAAGTTACAGTATTGACCCGGCCGTTTTTGAAGACGAAGACGGAAAACATTATATCTATTTTGGAGGCATTTGGGGTGGACAGCTTCAGAAATACCGAAACAATATATACGATTCCAATAACGAAGAACCGTTTGGAAATGAACCTGCTTTAGGGCCAATCGTAGCTATGCTTCGCGATGATATGCTGGAATTTGCCGAAGAACCAAAAGAAATCCAGATTCTGGATGAAAACGGAAAAGTGATTTTGGCAAGCGATAACGACCGTCGTTTTTTTGAAGCTTCTTGGGTTCACAAATACAACGGAAAATACTATTTCTCCTATTCGACAGGCGATACACATTTTATCTGTTACGCTATTGGCGACAATCCGTATGGACCGTTTACGTATCAGGGAAGAATTTTGAATCCCGTTGTAGGCTGGACTTCGCACCATTCTATTTGTGAAGTAGAAGGAGAATGGTATTTGTTTTACCACGATTCGAGTTTGTCAAAAGGCGTAACACATTTAAGAAGCATGAAAGTAACCAAAATCGATTATCTTGACGATGGTTCCATAGTAACAATTGATCCATACGGAATTAGAAGATTATTTGATTAA
- a CDS encoding glycoside hydrolase family 43 protein codes for MFKKSRLGSALISAFILMSAFSSCKKISQKSQSVVYSDYAVFDWFDYRGNDDAYQNLTKSDAEYLNPVLAGFYPDPTICRVEDKFYLVNSSFCYFPGLPIFESTDLVNWKQIGNIINRREQSDFGNSRLSGGMYAPTIRYNKGIFYVICTNVSGVGNFIVTAKNPSGPWSNPIALPEVNGIDPDLFFDEDGKAYITHNGPPPNNVSLHDGHRAIYMLEYDLEKQKTTTAPKLVINGGTDMAIKPVWIEGPHVIKKDGFYYLICAQGGTGFNHSEVVFRSKNIYGPYESYANNPILTQSHLDPNRKNLVSTTGHADFVQLSNGDWWSVFLGCRPYEGDLYNTGRETFMMPVQWKNDWPEIVGGNEPIPMIHKRPNLILSKEKIEANNGNFVWQDNFDSDELGLKWNFIRTPLEKWYDLKDGKLYIKPRNESIHTETNFSFIGRRQQHLKFEASVKFEFTPKDNLQVAGLTAFQNEKHYLLIGKRLNTDKKQEVFVERTASKINNGKSEIIAKKDLFDSDKDLLVKIEGNGRLYSFYFKTKEKEKWNLLIKDVDGAILSTKEAGGFVGTYLAMYASSRHFAR; via the coding sequence ATGTTTAAAAAAAGCAGATTAGGTAGTGCATTGATAAGCGCATTCATTTTAATGAGTGCTTTTTCATCGTGTAAAAAAATTTCGCAAAAATCACAATCGGTTGTGTATTCCGATTATGCTGTTTTTGACTGGTTTGATTATCGAGGAAATGACGATGCGTATCAAAATCTAACAAAATCTGATGCTGAGTATTTAAATCCTGTTTTGGCTGGTTTTTATCCTGATCCTACAATCTGCAGGGTTGAGGATAAGTTTTACTTGGTGAATTCTTCTTTTTGCTATTTTCCTGGACTTCCTATTTTTGAAAGTACCGATTTAGTAAACTGGAAACAGATTGGAAATATTATAAACCGTCGCGAACAATCCGATTTTGGCAATTCTCGTCTTTCAGGCGGCATGTATGCGCCAACAATTCGATACAATAAAGGCATTTTTTATGTGATTTGTACCAATGTCAGCGGAGTGGGTAATTTTATTGTTACAGCTAAAAATCCGTCTGGGCCTTGGTCAAATCCGATTGCGCTTCCTGAAGTTAACGGAATCGATCCAGATCTCTTTTTTGATGAAGACGGAAAAGCTTATATTACACATAACGGGCCTCCGCCTAATAATGTTTCGCTTCACGATGGCCATCGCGCCATTTATATGCTGGAATACGATTTGGAAAAACAAAAAACCACAACAGCTCCCAAATTGGTTATTAACGGCGGAACCGATATGGCTATAAAACCAGTCTGGATTGAAGGGCCGCATGTGATTAAAAAAGATGGATTTTATTATCTGATTTGTGCTCAGGGTGGAACAGGTTTCAATCATTCTGAAGTGGTTTTTAGAAGTAAAAACATCTATGGCCCTTATGAAAGTTATGCTAATAACCCGATTTTGACGCAATCGCATTTAGACCCAAATCGTAAAAATTTAGTTTCGACAACAGGTCATGCTGATTTTGTTCAATTGTCAAACGGCGATTGGTGGTCAGTATTTTTGGGCTGTCGTCCTTATGAAGGTGATTTGTATAATACTGGAAGAGAGACCTTCATGATGCCTGTGCAATGGAAAAACGATTGGCCAGAAATTGTCGGCGGAAATGAGCCTATTCCTATGATTCATAAACGACCAAATCTTATTCTTTCAAAAGAAAAAATAGAAGCCAATAACGGGAATTTTGTTTGGCAAGATAATTTTGATTCGGATGAATTGGGTTTGAAATGGAATTTTATTCGAACTCCTTTAGAAAAATGGTATGATTTAAAAGACGGAAAATTATATATCAAACCGAGAAATGAATCGATTCATACCGAAACTAATTTCTCTTTTATTGGAAGACGACAACAGCATTTAAAGTTTGAAGCTTCAGTGAAGTTTGAATTTACACCAAAAGATAATTTACAAGTTGCGGGTCTAACTGCTTTCCAGAATGAAAAACATTATTTGTTGATTGGAAAGCGCCTGAATACTGATAAGAAGCAAGAGGTTTTTGTAGAAAGAACTGCGAGTAAAATCAATAATGGAAAATCGGAGATAATTGCTAAAAAAGATCTTTTTGATTCTGATAAAGACTTATTAGTGAAAATTGAAGGAAATGGAAGATTATATAGTTTTTATTTTAAAACAAAAGAAAAAGAAAAGTGGAATTTGTTAATTAAAGATGTTGATGGGGCTATTTTAAGTACAAAAGAAGCTGGAGGTTTTGTAGGGACGTATTTGGCGATGTATGCGTCGAGTAGGCATTTTGCGAGATAA
- a CDS encoding GntR family transcriptional regulator, giving the protein MLKEEEKFEFIINHESDIPKYQQLVDGITNSIAENILQKGDLLPSVNVICKTYQLSRDTVFKAYSILKDQNTIESVPNKGYYVAGETRKVLLVLDTFKAYKEVLYHSVVNNLPDNVIIDVQFHHYNIDVFKTIINNGIGKYYKYVVMNFDHRDIAPALSAISSDKLLLIDWNIQAKKTNNYVFQDFGKAFYESLTEAVYLFKKYKKIQFVYPDFTNHPWETVEFFKKFCADFGFEYEVITDPKKFNIEKGIAYISVSDRILGHFLEQCKEKDYEPGKDVGFLSYNETPMKKFIYKGISVVSTDFKEIGTKAAAFITHDEETKCYVPTKLIIRESL; this is encoded by the coding sequence ATGCTAAAAGAAGAAGAAAAATTTGAGTTTATAATCAATCACGAAAGTGATATTCCAAAGTATCAGCAGTTGGTGGATGGAATTACAAATTCGATTGCGGAGAATATTCTGCAAAAAGGAGATTTGCTTCCGTCGGTGAATGTGATCTGTAAAACGTATCAGCTTTCGAGAGACACGGTTTTTAAGGCTTATTCGATTTTAAAAGACCAAAATACGATTGAATCTGTGCCGAATAAAGGCTATTACGTAGCGGGTGAAACAAGAAAAGTGCTTTTGGTTCTAGATACGTTTAAGGCATATAAAGAGGTTTTGTATCATTCGGTTGTGAATAATCTGCCCGATAATGTGATTATCGATGTGCAGTTTCATCATTATAATATTGATGTTTTTAAAACGATTATCAATAACGGAATTGGGAAGTATTATAAATACGTGGTGATGAATTTTGATCATCGGGATATTGCTCCGGCATTGTCGGCAATTTCAAGTGACAAATTGCTTTTGATTGACTGGAATATTCAGGCGAAAAAGACGAACAATTATGTTTTTCAGGATTTCGGGAAAGCGTTTTATGAGTCTTTGACAGAGGCAGTTTATTTGTTTAAAAAGTATAAAAAGATACAATTTGTCTATCCTGATTTTACGAATCACCCGTGGGAAACAGTGGAATTTTTTAAGAAATTCTGTGCCGATTTTGGTTTTGAATACGAAGTGATTACAGATCCGAAGAAGTTCAATATCGAAAAAGGCATTGCTTATATCAGTGTAAGCGACAGGATTTTAGGGCACTTTTTAGAGCAGTGTAAAGAGAAGGATTACGAACCGGGAAAAGATGTTGGCTTTTTATCGTACAACGAAACCCCGATGAAGAAATTTATATACAAAGGAATTTCGGTTGTTTCAACTGATTTTAAAGAAATAGGAACCAAAGCAGCGGCATTTATTACGCATGACGAAGAAACGAAGTGTTATGTGCCGACAAAATTAATAATAAGAGAATCATTGTAA
- a CDS encoding xylulokinase yields MYYIGYDIGSSSVKAAIVEAETGKKVIVLNEPQNEMEILSIHPDWAEQDPEIWWQYICTATKRAIKEANIDASKIQGIGISYQMHGLVIVDKEGAPLRNSIIWCDSRAVEIGNTAFAEIGEEKCMSHLLNSPGNFTASKLKWVKENEPAVYNKIAKYMLPGDYIALKLTGEVTTTKNGLSEGMLWDYKENKVADWLLEYYGIDTALTPKIVENFTNQGVVTEKAAAESGLPAGIPIVYRAGDQPNNALSLNVLRSGEVAATGGTSGVFYAVTETNSGKSTRVNNFVHVNYTESNPRVGKLLNINGAGIQYRWMRNNIGNESYEEMNEKASQINVGSQGLVVIPFGNGAERMFNNKNIGSHILNLNFNIHTNAHLFRASLEAIAFSFVYGMECLKDDNATINVIRAGNDNLFRSEIFSNTVATLIGHEIEIYNTTGAVGAARAVGLTDGDFEKFGSGITTNDHVMTFLPLKNKEEYETAYKKWKQELELILTNK; encoded by the coding sequence ATGTATTATATCGGATATGATATTGGAAGTTCTTCTGTGAAAGCAGCAATTGTTGAAGCAGAAACGGGTAAAAAAGTGATCGTTTTGAATGAACCGCAAAACGAAATGGAAATCCTTTCAATTCACCCAGACTGGGCAGAGCAGGATCCAGAAATTTGGTGGCAGTACATTTGTACGGCAACAAAAAGAGCGATTAAAGAAGCTAATATTGATGCGTCTAAAATTCAGGGAATTGGTATTTCGTACCAAATGCACGGATTGGTGATTGTGGACAAAGAAGGCGCTCCGTTACGAAATTCAATTATCTGGTGCGACAGCCGTGCGGTTGAAATTGGGAATACCGCTTTCGCCGAAATTGGAGAAGAGAAATGCATGTCGCATTTATTGAATTCTCCAGGAAATTTCACGGCTTCGAAACTGAAATGGGTTAAAGAAAACGAACCAGCAGTTTACAATAAAATTGCGAAATACATGCTTCCGGGAGATTACATCGCTTTGAAATTGACAGGCGAAGTAACGACTACCAAAAATGGTTTGTCTGAAGGAATGCTTTGGGATTATAAAGAAAATAAAGTAGCCGACTGGCTTTTAGAATATTATGGAATTGATACAGCATTGACTCCAAAAATCGTAGAAAATTTTACAAATCAAGGTGTTGTTACAGAAAAAGCTGCTGCAGAATCGGGTCTTCCTGCTGGAATTCCGATTGTTTACCGAGCGGGAGATCAGCCAAATAACGCTTTGTCATTGAATGTACTTCGTTCGGGAGAAGTTGCAGCAACGGGCGGTACGTCGGGTGTTTTCTATGCTGTTACAGAAACAAACTCAGGGAAAAGTACTCGTGTAAACAACTTCGTTCATGTAAATTATACAGAATCAAATCCGAGAGTTGGCAAATTGCTGAATATAAACGGAGCAGGAATCCAATACAGATGGATGCGAAACAATATCGGAAATGAGTCGTATGAAGAAATGAATGAAAAAGCATCTCAGATAAATGTAGGTTCGCAAGGATTGGTTGTCATTCCGTTTGGAAATGGCGCTGAAAGAATGTTCAATAACAAAAACATTGGGTCGCATATTCTAAACTTGAATTTTAATATTCATACCAATGCACATTTATTTAGAGCATCTTTGGAAGCCATTGCATTTTCTTTTGTTTATGGAATGGAATGCCTGAAAGATGATAATGCAACTATTAATGTCATAAGAGCTGGAAATGATAATTTATTCCGTTCTGAAATTTTCTCTAATACAGTGGCAACCTTAATTGGACATGAAATTGAAATTTACAATACAACCGGAGCAGTAGGAGCGGCAAGAGCTGTTGGCTTGACAGATGGCGACTTTGAAAAATTTGGTTCAGGAATTACAACAAACGATCACGTAATGACCTTTTTGCCTCTAAAAAATAAAGAGGAATACGAAACGGCATATAAAAAATGGAAACAAGAATTAGAATTAATATTAACAAATAAATAA
- the xylA gene encoding xylose isomerase, whose product MIVLGDKEYYKGIGQIKFEGKESDNPLAFKYYNPDQVVAGKTMREHFKFAIAYWHTFCGQGSDPFGPGTQQFAWDASSDPYQAAKDKADAAFEFISKMGFDYFCFHDYDLIAEGATFAESEKRLAFITDYLKQKKADSGIKLLWGTSNCFSNPRFMNGAATNPDFNVVARAGGQVKLALDATIALGGENYVFWGGREGYMSLLNTDMGRELDHMAQFLAMSRDYARSQGFKGTFFIEPKPMEPSKHQYDFDSATAIGFLKNYGLDKDFKINIEVNHATLAQHTFQHELEVAAKAGMLGSIDANRGDYQNGWDTDQFPNNIQETTEAMLVFLKAGGLQGGGVNFDAKIRRNSTDLEDVFLAHIGGADTFARALLTADKIITSSPYEKLRTERYSSFDSGKGKDFAEGKLNLKDLYTIAHENGELNLQSGKQELFENIINQYI is encoded by the coding sequence ATGATAGTTTTAGGAGATAAAGAATACTACAAAGGTATTGGCCAAATTAAATTTGAAGGAAAGGAATCTGATAATCCGTTGGCATTTAAATATTACAATCCAGACCAGGTTGTGGCTGGAAAAACAATGCGTGAGCACTTTAAATTTGCTATTGCTTACTGGCATACTTTCTGCGGACAAGGAAGCGATCCATTCGGGCCAGGAACACAGCAATTTGCTTGGGATGCTTCATCAGATCCATATCAAGCCGCAAAAGATAAAGCAGACGCTGCTTTTGAATTCATCAGCAAAATGGGATTCGATTATTTCTGTTTCCACGATTATGATTTGATTGCTGAAGGAGCAACTTTCGCAGAATCAGAAAAACGTTTGGCATTTATTACAGATTACTTAAAACAGAAAAAAGCAGATTCTGGAATTAAATTACTTTGGGGAACTTCAAACTGTTTCTCGAACCCAAGATTCATGAACGGAGCCGCTACAAATCCAGATTTTAATGTAGTAGCGAGAGCTGGAGGTCAAGTAAAATTAGCTTTGGATGCAACAATTGCTTTAGGTGGAGAAAACTACGTATTCTGGGGTGGTAGAGAAGGTTATATGTCTTTACTAAACACAGATATGGGAAGAGAATTAGACCACATGGCGCAATTCTTAGCAATGTCTAGAGACTACGCAAGATCTCAAGGTTTTAAAGGAACTTTCTTCATCGAGCCAAAACCAATGGAGCCATCTAAACACCAATACGATTTTGACTCGGCTACAGCAATTGGATTCTTGAAAAATTATGGGTTAGATAAAGATTTCAAAATTAATATTGAGGTAAACCACGCTACTTTGGCTCAGCATACTTTCCAACACGAATTAGAAGTAGCAGCAAAAGCAGGAATGTTAGGAAGTATCGATGCTAATAGAGGAGATTACCAAAACGGATGGGATACAGATCAGTTCCCAAATAACATTCAAGAAACAACTGAAGCCATGTTGGTTTTCTTAAAAGCTGGCGGATTGCAAGGCGGAGGAGTTAACTTTGATGCTAAAATCAGAAGAAATTCTACAGACTTAGAAGATGTTTTCTTAGCGCACATTGGCGGAGCTGATACTTTTGCAAGAGCTTTATTGACTGCAGATAAAATCATCACTTCTTCTCCTTACGAAAAATTAAGAACAGAAAGATACAGTTCATTCGATTCTGGAAAAGGAAAAGATTTTGCTGAAGGAAAATTAAACCTTAAAGATCTTTACACTATCGCTCACGAAAATGGAGAATTAAATCTTCAAAGCGGTAAACAAGAATTGTTTGAAAACATCATCAATCAATATATTTAA
- the fsa gene encoding fructose-6-phosphate aldolase: MKFFIDTANLQDIEEAQSLGVLDGVTTNPSLMAKEGITGKQNILNHYLAICNIVDGDVSAEVISTDFEGIVREGEELAALHPQIVVKLPMIGDGIKACKYFSSKGIRTNVTLVFSAGQALLAAKAGATYVSPFLGRLDDVSTDGMNLIAEIREIYDNYDYQTQILSASVRHTMHIINCAKIGSDVMTGPLSAIKGLLKHPLTDIGLKQFVEDAKKMNL, encoded by the coding sequence ATGAAATTTTTTATTGACACTGCCAATCTTCAGGACATTGAAGAAGCACAGTCTTTAGGCGTTTTAGACGGTGTAACCACCAATCCGTCTTTAATGGCAAAAGAAGGCATTACAGGAAAACAAAACATCCTAAATCATTATTTGGCTATTTGTAATATCGTTGATGGCGATGTTTCGGCTGAGGTAATCTCGACTGACTTTGAAGGAATTGTTAGAGAAGGAGAGGAGCTGGCAGCTTTACATCCTCAAATTGTAGTAAAACTACCAATGATTGGTGATGGCATAAAAGCCTGTAAATATTTCTCTTCAAAAGGAATTCGTACCAATGTAACTTTGGTATTTTCTGCTGGACAAGCCTTATTAGCTGCTAAAGCTGGAGCGACTTATGTTTCCCCATTTTTAGGAAGATTAGATGATGTTTCGACTGACGGAATGAACCTAATCGCTGAAATTAGAGAAATTTACGATAATTATGATTATCAGACACAAATCCTTTCAGCATCAGTAAGACATACGATGCATATTATTAACTGTGCAAAAATTGGTTCAGATGTTATGACTGGGCCACTTTCAGCAATCAAAGGCTTATTGAAACATCCGTTAACAGATATTGGATTAAAACAGTTTGTTGAAGATGCCAAAAAGATGAATTTATAG